The genomic region TGTTGATTTCTTTCTGGTTATCTCCATGGTCTTTAAAGAGAGTTCCTCGGCAACTCCGTTATTTCTTCCGGCAAAATATATAAAACTGGCATTGTGAATCATTCTGGTTATTTCCGGATCAATCTTTAGAGTAAGTGCTTTTTCGGTTTTATCCGCCAGCTCATCAAGCCCCTCCATCTTCTCACCGACAACCTTCCGGAGAAGGGCGTCATAGAAGAGTCCCTGCTCAACTACTGATTTGGTGGCAGCTACAGCATTCTCTTTCCCGCACCCAAGAACATGTGTTGCGGCTGCAATCTCTTCAAGCTTGGTTGCTTTATTTGCTGTCATGCCAAATACCGCAGAGTGCTTTTTTTCTTTCAGTGAAACTACCATTCGGATTACCTCCTTTGTCTGTCCTGAATTGGATGCTGCAAAAACGGCATAATCGTCAAGTTTATATTCACCTGCCTGGGTACATCCTTCAGTTAGTACAGGGAAAGATGATCCTTTTCCCAGGGCTGCAGCTATAGCTCTCTTTGCAGGGAAAATCCTGCTGCTGCCCTCTCCTGTCAGAAATAATCCTTTGGTTTTTTTGACCGGATCAGCAAATCTTGCTGCAGGAGCAGGACTGAAAGATCTTATGATCTCAGGGGTTTCAAGCATTTCTCTTATCAGAGCATACTTTTTGTATTTTTCCTCTTTTAAGTTCATAGCTACTTCATTTTATTAATAAGAAATTCTGAAAGATCATTCTGAACCTGCGGCTCTTTCTGGAACCCTCCTCCAAGATGCTGCCAGTATACTTCCGCATATTCCACCCCTGCCATTTTCCCGTAGTTACGGTTTCCTTCAAGAACAAAACCAAAGAAATCATTCATCTTATGCATATGCCTCATCAGCTCAATCTGGGAAATATGACACTCAAGCATCTTTTTCTTGGTCTCAATTGCAGTTGTAACGTCAACAAAGAAATGCGGAGGAACTATCTGTGAGCCAAGCGGATCGGAAAGGGTGAGTGGTGAAGAGTGATAAAGAAGAGGAGTTACCTCAAGCGATTTCTCCTTAACCGGAACCGTATCGAGCGAAGATACCATTGCTGCTGTCTCAACAATATTTGCTGTTGTACGGTGATCTGAATGATAGTCTGTCGGTAAATGAGTAAAAACTATGCCGGCCTTTACCTGCCTCATCAGAGAAATTGCCTTAAGTCTCAGTTCTTTTGTGTCGAACAAAAAACCATCTGTACCTCCAAGCATATAATATTCCGCGTCGAGTACCCTGGCGGCTTTTTTCGCCTCCTCAATACGGACCCTTGCAGTCTCCTCCATAGTCATATTACATCCACCGAGATCTCCTGAAGTCATTGTGGCAATAACTATTTTATAGCCTTTATCCTTTAGAAGTTTCAAAACTCCGGCATTCCATGCTTCGGCATCATCGGGATGTGCATGAAATGATAATACTACCTTGTTAAATTCTCTGCTCATGGCTTAATTATTTATTAAATAAATTTCAATACTCCAAACCAGTCTGGCTGATGATAATCAGGATTCGGTGTCCCGACCCTGCTCCATGTAACATAATGAGGCACTTTAAGCTTGTCGCCGCATTTGTAAAAATTCGCCCTGAAGCTCTTTCCTTTAAGCTCTTTTACTTTATGATGAAAAAAGACTTTAAACGGAACTGCTACAGTAATCGTCCACGAAAACTTCCCTTCCTTTTCCTTTACAGGTTTGTTTCCAATTGAAGATAAACGCCGTATTTTTGAAATGATCTCCGGATTGGCCCTTGTACTGTTTGGTCTCGCTGTTCCTGATCCCAGCAGGCAAGTGCCTATTCCGTTTATTTCCAGGTTATAATATATCCCATCCTCTTCGGGAGATACAAAGAATTCAACACAGGAGTCTTCATATACGTTCTGGTTCGATTCTGTCATCTCCGCTTTAAAGTACTCTTCAGTTACATAAAACTTCAGAAATATTTCGTTATCGCTGTATCCGATTGAGAGCTCAACCTGAGGCGTATACGGGTACTCAGCCCAGTTAATGGTATCTATCTGCTGACGATCAACAAGGCTGTCGAGTTCGGCAGATATCTCTTTAAGATCTGGATAAGCAGATTTCAGTTTCGTCTTTTTTATTTCTGCACTCTTCATTTTGATGTGGCGTCTTACTTCGGAACTTAGAGAACCAAAAATATAATAAAAATACAATTATTACTAAACTAATACTACTTAAGCTCGTCCCAGGCAAGCGCTGCTGCTCCTAAAACCGCTGCATTGCTTTCCGGGATCCCTGATGGTAATATCTTATAAGTGCCTTTGAATATTGGCATTACATTCTTCTCTGTATACTCTCTTACCGGACCAAAAAGAGCCTCTCCTGCCTGAGCAAGACCTCCAAAAAGGAATATGGCTTCCGGACTAGTGAAAACGATAGTGTTTGCTATCCCGAATCCCAGCATCTCAGCAGTGTAGTCCATTGCTTCAAGAGCAATCGGATCATTTTTCAGCGCGGCTTCAGCGATTATTTTTGATGTAAGTTGTGATGGAGGAATCTCTCTCAGGCTGCTCTCTTCGTTCATCTCGCACAACATATTCAGCGCAGTTCGTACGAGTCCCGATGCCGATGCATACGTCTCAAGGCAACCCTGGCGTCCGCAACCACAGTCTCTCCCTCCCGGTACAACTATTGTCTGACCGATCTCTCCGGCAAATCCTGAATGTCCCGAAACAACTTCTCCGTTTACTACAATGCCGCTACCCAGTCCTGTCCCAAGCGTAAGAACAATGAAGTTCTTCATTCCTTTTGCTCCGCCAAAAATCATTTCACCCATTGCGGCTGCCTTGGCATCATTTGTAATAGCAACCGGAACATCAGTTACTTCCTTTACATACTTAACAAGGGGAACGATACCTTTCCATACAAGGTTTGTTGCCTGCTCTATAGTACCACTGTTATAGTTAGCATCCGGAGCCCCGATTCCTATTCCTGCAAGTTTCAGTCCGGGTATCTTTTCCATAAGTTTATGAATGTTTGATACCAAAGCAGAAACAAAATCTTTGATTTCAGGATAATCGGTAGTTTTAATAGCTTTTTGAGCCAATACATTGCCTGATCTGTCAACCAGTCCTATAACAGTATTGGTTCCTCCAATATCAATGCCTGCTACAACTTCCTTCATATTCAATTTTTTAAATATAGTCCGTTAAATATATTAAAATCTTTATTTTATTTTTGGTTTAGCCCTTAACTTTTCATCTTTATAATTCCTTTCCTTTAGATCCCAGTCCTGAACAACATCCCACCCTACTTTTATTTCAATCTCTGATTTATAATAGGACACCGGTTCCGGCTGTCGCCCGGTCATAAAATCACCCGTTGTCCATTCACCATCTCCATTCAGATCATATATCGCACGGATCCTGTAGAAGCCTTTTTCAAGGAGGGGAAACTCAACTTTGCCATCTTTTGCAATCTTTTCCCTGGCCAGCAGGTTTTCTGTATTCCCCATTAACTCAATAATCGCCGGTCCCTGACAATTTTTAATATTAAGAGTCATCTTGCTGTACGATTCAGGATCCCTGACTGTAAAGTTTATACCGATTGAATCAGATCTTTCATTCAGGATGTTTCCAAAGGCTGCTGAATCAGCTATAAACTGGTATTTTTTCTTCTGTTCGAGTTTCGCATTAAATACCAGTCTTGCCGGATTATTAGTGTCTAAAACAAAATTATAGGGAATTCTTTTTTTAATTGAATCAGCTATCTCGTAAAGCCTGATCAGAGAAGTGTCGGGTTGAATAAAAGGTGCTTCTGTTTTGAAAATAACCTTAAGCCCGGGCTTAATCCCTCCTCCCACAAGATTGCTCTCAACCTTTAATGACGGAACGGCACTCTTTGTTCCTCTTGTGGCACGTGGTGTAACAAACCTCATAGGGACAGTATCAACCTTATAATCCAATACTCCGAGAGTATCGGTAAACGGGTATTTTAAAATTGTTGTAACAAGTGCCTGAGAGTATAGAGTGCTGTCTGTAAGCCATACTTTCAGCGTATCCTTCCTTCTGCTCTCCTGTAAAAAGTACTTGTCGCTGCTAAATTCAGGTATTGAAAAGTCGATTTTCATTGTATCGGGCGGAAGTGAAAAAATGTAGGAGAGAAGATATTTTGTATCCCGGGAGGATCCGGATAAATAATGATCGCTTTTCTTAGCCAAAAACAACAAAAGCTGATATTCACTTTTTAATACCGGCGCTGGAGGCGGAGCATCAGCTGGAGGCGCTTTTGCCGTAGTCGTGCTTTTTACAGGTGAAGTAACTGGTTTCTTAACGATCGTATCTTTAACAACAGGTATATAGCTCTTTTCTGAAGAAACAAATATTGTTGAATCAAGGAAAGCAAACTCTTCTTCTGTCCTGTTGTAGTTCTTGCTGTTATCGTCATCCTTAATGGCGTACAGCCTGTATTGCCCTTCCTTTACATTGTCAATCCTGAAATAACCGTAAGCATCAACGCGAGAAATATAATCAGGGAGTTGTCTTATCACAGATGTATCGGCTAATGAGCCATACATTATAACCTGTGTCTTTTCCGGAAGCTCAAGATCATCTGCATTATATACATGCCCGGTCACAGAAAGA from Bacteroidales bacterium harbors:
- a CDS encoding sugar isomerase; translated protein: MNLKEEKYKKYALIREMLETPEIIRSFSPAPAARFADPVKKTKGLFLTGEGSSRIFPAKRAIAAALGKGSSFPVLTEGCTQAGEYKLDDYAVFAASNSGQTKEVIRMVVSLKEKKHSAVFGMTANKATKLEEIAAATHVLGCGKENAVAATKSVVEQGLFYDALLRKVVGEKMEGLDELADKTEKALTLKIDPEITRMIHNASFIYFAGRNNGVAEELSLKTMEITRKKSTFLEGTFAVHGIEEVMDKSEVLIWIEPFTPDQEKFYECLVKVVGMNIIAVSTKKTIFPTIIIPDGGEYAEYVQLAAGWNILVETGISLGINLDKPTRARKVGNEYIPD
- a CDS encoding PIG-L family deacetylase, with protein sequence MSREFNKVVLSFHAHPDDAEAWNAGVLKLLKDKGYKIVIATMTSGDLGGCNMTMEETARVRIEEAKKAARVLDAEYYMLGGTDGFLFDTKELRLKAISLMRQVKAGIVFTHLPTDYHSDHRTTANIVETAAMVSSLDTVPVKEKSLEVTPLLYHSSPLTLSDPLGSQIVPPHFFVDVTTAIETKKKMLECHISQIELMRHMHKMNDFFGFVLEGNRNYGKMAGVEYAEVYWQHLGGGFQKEPQVQNDLSEFLINKMK
- a CDS encoding ROK family protein, with translation MKEVVAGIDIGGTNTVIGLVDRSGNVLAQKAIKTTDYPEIKDFVSALVSNIHKLMEKIPGLKLAGIGIGAPDANYNSGTIEQATNLVWKGIVPLVKYVKEVTDVPVAITNDAKAAAMGEMIFGGAKGMKNFIVLTLGTGLGSGIVVNGEVVSGHSGFAGEIGQTIVVPGGRDCGCGRQGCLETYASASGLVRTALNMLCEMNEESSLREIPPSQLTSKIIAEAALKNDPIALEAMDYTAEMLGFGIANTIVFTSPEAIFLFGGLAQAGEALFGPVREYTEKNVMPIFKGTYKILPSGIPESNAAVLGAAALAWDELK
- a CDS encoding Ig-like domain-containing protein, giving the protein MNSGRLNGLLFFVIVLILAAACAKISAPTGGLRDKQPPVVVESVPVNRAVNFNGKKVEITFDEFVTLDNINEKFMASPPMKKKPRVFMKGKSVIVEFEEKLKENTTYTFYFLDAIKDLNEGNILNNFQFVFSTGSVIDSLSVTGHVYNADDLELPEKTQVIMYGSLADTSVIRQLPDYISRVDAYGYFRIDNVKEGQYRLYAIKDDDNSKNYNRTEEEFAFLDSTIFVSSEKSYIPVVKDTIVKKPVTSPVKSTTTAKAPPADAPPPAPVLKSEYQLLLFLAKKSDHYLSGSSRDTKYLLSYIFSLPPDTMKIDFSIPEFSSDKYFLQESRRKDTLKVWLTDSTLYSQALVTTILKYPFTDTLGVLDYKVDTVPMRFVTPRATRGTKSAVPSLKVESNLVGGGIKPGLKVIFKTEAPFIQPDTSLIRLYEIADSIKKRIPYNFVLDTNNPARLVFNAKLEQKKKYQFIADSAAFGNILNERSDSIGINFTVRDPESYSKMTLNIKNCQGPAIIELMGNTENLLAREKIAKDGKVEFPLLEKGFYRIRAIYDLNGDGEWTTGDFMTGRQPEPVSYYKSEIEIKVGWDVVQDWDLKERNYKDEKLRAKPKIK